The genomic segment gtaacatgagaccaggttggactgtcaggcattccctcttcgggactgaatcgcctggcaccagaagctcgagtcaggagttgctcatgagttgattcgctgacgacgttgggttgcgttgatacacccccaaggtttgcttagcttgaatagcccaggcagtccagacactcatccttcagcgaagaatagtgccttttagtcttcagggtacagccttgctgtccttgattcgtctgactggtcacctggtcggtcacctgactttagtacagacggaatgactgtgcatgtccagattgaagctttcaatatggaacttagacgtagtctgaagttcttgatgtcaaagcatttcgaacctctcctttctgttaacttattgcacgtgaccagaaaggcctattttctaaccactctagatacgacaaagagggttagtgaggttttaagccatcgtcagacgttttggctttagaaaacacaatgcggtgtgttctctaaaccttccgttgtggcctaagaatggaaacccgtctagtccttgggccaggagcttggaatcaagggatggcacaagttattgggcaagggccagagagagtcctgtgccctgtcgggtctctcaagttttacctACATAAAACTtaagaaagtcgaagtccttcggacaatctgcagtgttccgaaaaagaccagacttgcccatatcaaagaacaccctggctttattgtttatgagttctttcaaaaaaggctctttcattgtgtttgcacaaagatttgaaatcttttgatctgaatgctcacgaggtgagggcgcagcctcggaagcatttcaacagagcatggcactcagtaacatcctgagtaccacgttttagcgaagcaactctgtgttcgcttcacactccctgcgggatgtgaagacggcatatgagatctgctgctcgctagggccatacgtgtttGCAGACACAATTTTGGGGGCaagaagtagcactcatcctatcctgtaggaaatggttaggaagagctcttaatctagttgttgagtcgccgccaatggcggacttcttaactcttaagccatagttaaaacaccttaactttggctaggttggtcaggtggtgatatatatatatatatatgtatatatatagatatatatataatatattttacttcttagctctcatggtatggtcaatatggtctagtcacattgtggtcacgcccctgttgacagatcatctggagtgcaccagctatataggtctctacctcgttggcaactctagtaaagcagaagcagacttgggtgacagtaatcacgaagtcagatatgctaacaggtggaaccaagatgtaaatcatctgcatgcatttatttcccaaaatccttctattctgtcccttcccacctccaacggtgggattcagctatatatatatatatctgacaggtaagtttcatgaacaaaatgatattggtatgatacaataaagtttgttcatacttacctggcagatatatataatcaagtacccacccacctcccctcaggggacagtgggaataaaaatatgaattgaaaatgggaatggttcctgatacccgcctcccagcggcgggaatgggtactaaccacctggccgaccactgcgtgtgccggaagtttttgaaattctgtcgggacttcagaaaatacagctatatatatatatctgccaggtaagtatgaacaaactttattgtatcataacaatatcatgtttcaattaatggcagttttcacttaccAGCATCCCTCCGAGAAAGGAACCCCGcatcgataactggggactgcctgtagcatgtaattatgtacttggtaagtatatataagactttattttattataaaaatgtcatgtttgTATGTTAACATTAATTTtgtcattaaaaataacaatctTTATCTTATAAATCTGACATTATCCACTGCTGCCTTTGTTTTGATATTAGTTTgtgtcatgtaatttttttttatttacactccTAGACATTTTGTAGGCCTTGGGTTTGTATGTAGAAATTAATTTTGTCTGTCTTATAGTGGTAATTGTGACTAAGCAGTGCTGCCTTTGTTCAAATGTGTTAACACCTCTAATGTTTTTATGttcaaaatattatacatatatacatatactctgaTTTCCTTATAGTATGTATACCTTTTTATTTCAGAGTAATCCAGTCAGTGAAAATGATCATCAGATTCTTcttataaaaacacttaaatatTTCTGagtgattttatttcattatactaCAGTAATTTCACTTAGTTTGGAGTCtaataagaaaattttttaattaatttgtttgtatAGATGATAATGTGTCAGAAATTTAAATAGTGTGAAATCTTCTGTAGTTTATaaagtgattttttatatttaaggaaACCCATATGATGGAATATTGTTTAGTGTATTAATTGTTATTTCCAAGGAACTGAATTATACAAGACCACAGCTTTATACCAATgaaatttttgttatattcttgTAAAATACTTTGGATTTTTTATTGGGGAAAATGTAGAAACCTATGAACTTGTGCAATTAACAAAAAGTTGAATtagttttcataaatttcttcTAGGTGAGTTGCATTCCCCAAAACAATGAATTGCGAGCATATTTACAGTTTTGTATGATTAAAAGGTATTTAAAGGTAAAAATATTTAAGGACAAAGGCTAAAATGGATTCTGAGGTCTATCCTGAACTTCTTGTAAAGGTAGAAATTGCAGATCCATCTCCAGGTGAACATGAAAGTAAAGATTTGGATGGTTACCTTAGTACAGCCACAAATGATACCCCTGTGTTTTTGGATTCATACAGGGGAATCAAGACCGAACCAGAAGTATTTGAAGGTGATGGAAATGACGTTCAGTATTCATTCAAAAGTGATTCACCAGAGAATGAGGAAGACCAGGAAAGCTGTGATGAAGACTGTGGAagtgaaggaaatgtaaaatcacgGACAGTTACCAAGCATGGTTACAGTCAACTTTTCAAACTGAGTGAAAGTCAGTTTTATCAGAGAGACTGCCTTGAAAGTCAACAGCAAACTCACAAAGAAAAAGAGGCTTTGTCATCCACactatatgaaaaaaggtttTCAACAAAAGATGGTTTGAGGAAGGAGGGGTCTGCCCACACTAAGAAGAAGCCATTAATGTGTAGTGATTGTGGAAAACCATATTTTCAGAGAAGTGAACTCAAAGCTCACATGAGAATTCATACAGGTGAAAAACCATTCACTTGTACGGAATGTGGAAAGTCATTTTTAAGAAAAAGCCATCTTGTACGTCACATGAATATTCACACCCGAGAGAAATCGTTAAATTGCAACATATGTGGAAATGCATTTTCACTGAAAAGCGAACTCAAATCCCACATGCGAATTCACACAGGAGAAAAGCCTTTCATTTGCACTGAGTGTGGGGAAGCATTTATGTGGAAAAGTCGTCTTATACCTCACATGAGAATACATACCGGGGAGAAGCCGTTCACTTGCAATGAATGTGGAAAAGCATTTTTGAGAAAAAGCCACCACAATGCTCACATAAAAATtcatactggagaaaagccattcatgTGTGATGACTGTGGAAAAGCATTTTATCGGAAAAGTCACCTAATGTTGCATAAGAAATCACACAGAAGAAAAGTTTCACATTATATAATTTGGAAAGAATGTTTCCAAATATGTAGTTGTAGATCTCAGTAATATTAAATAAGAACCATATACTTGCACAGAGTTTGATAAAGggttttatagaaaataattcTAGAAATAGTCTTAATAAGCAAATGAAATTTATGCAGTTGAGAATTTTGTTACAAGTAATCAGGAATTGTACactaaaattcacaaaataataaCCATATTTAAGTAGTTATTGTTGAAGAATATTTCCATTAGGTTGCATATCAAAGGCATTGGGAAATCCTAAGGGACTGAAACAAAAGAAGCTAGTCATTTTCAATGAATAATAGAAACTGTTATTTTGTATGCACCTTATTCTGCCAGTAGACAGATAGACAGGCCTAGACCCTCAGAAATAAAAGTAGCTAGGTACTTTGTGAGTACCAAAAATGACTATTCTAGTATGGATGGGTTACCCTGGTAGTGGGAGTCACTGCCTTGCTACTGCACTAAGTGTCATTCTTATTGGTATCTCATTGAGTACATGTTCTTGTATTTGTAGATCATCTACTTTTTGTACATTTACTTGCTTGTTACTCATTGTTATATGGACTGACTGACAAGGTTTTCCCTCAGTGTGTCACCTCGGAATAAGTGATTGGCAGATGTCTCCTCTTTTGTATTCTAAACTACTGACATGCCTGATGTATCATCACACCTTGAGAGTTCCAGCAGAATTTAAAACAGACATTATTGTCAATGGATGTCATCTAGTATCTCAAAATCTCTTCTGTATTAAATGTTGTTTATCAGTCATCAAATTCGTTGTGCTCAATAGCTTTTCTCATAGTCACTGACCAGCCTCATCATTTTCTTTGAAGAACTAAATAAATTTTATCTCTCAGCTATAAAGGGGTAAAGGAcaactttgtttattttgcaaCAAGATTCATTTTGTTTCATGGGATCCATTCATTGATTGTTTTGAAAAATGATGGTCTATCATAGCCCTCTCCTTGTTGGTTCTGGTTTTTTATTTCCTGTCTTATGATTGCCTATAGTATATTTATGACCCTTAATTGGAATTGAGCAAACTCCATTGCCCCCTACTTGATGTccccttttgtttttctttaagccTTAGTggtcggatagcttctctggagtagtaataacaggtgtGGGGTGGTAGACAGATTGATCCTGTAGTGAAGCAATATTaatccttaaacgccgaagcggtaaaataaaaattgtctcccatgtgccggaggtgtttcggagtgagcgcggaagcggaaaaaatatttttttcaaaaaatcacagagcgcttagttttcaagattaagagttcatttttggctccttttttttgtcattggctgaagtttagtatgcaaccatcagaaatttaaaaaattatcattatcatatataaataatgcgatatatgatagcgcaaaacgaaatttcatatataattgtattcaaatcgcgctgtgcgcaaaacggttaaaggtaaaaagttacttttttttcgttgtaatttacactaaattgcgatcattttggtatataacacattgaaaaacaataaaagcaacacagagaaaatattatcacaaaataatgcatgaattcgtaacgcgaggatgtaaacaaatattttttttaaaaattcaccataaatctacataatgtcctagagacttccaatttctttcaaaatgaagacaaatgattgaatattactatactgtaagggtattagcttacaattgcagttttcgaccatatttttttatatattttttttatatgcaattattttggaaattagaaaagctacaaccttcaaatatttatagttttattctacatgaaattgcacacattttcatatataaaactctacgaaatgtctaatatgaaactgagcaaatattccgagaatgggacgtacgcatttcggagatttgtggcggagaatccgcgcgcggagggaaggaaagatttttttttaaattcaccataaatctaaatattgtgctagagacttcgaatttgtttcaagatgaagataaatgactgaatattactagactgtaagagttttagcttacaattgcgtttttcgaccatttctgtagagtcaaagttgactgaacgtggtttttttttctatttattgtgatttatatgcaaatatttcaaaaatgagaaaagctacaaccttcagttatttattgttgtattctacataaaattgcgcacattttcatatataaaacattatgtaacggctaatttaaaatggtgcaaacattaccacaatcgcacgtatgatttttttcggaagagttaccgcgcggacgtaaagaaaatgttatttttttcataaattcaccttaaattgaaatattgtgctagagacttccaatttgttgcaaaattaaggtaaatgattgaatattactagaatataagcgttttagcttacaattgcgtttttcaaccatttcggtagagtcaaagttgaccgaaagttgaaaatttgtcacatcattttttatatgaaaatatttaaaaattgatagaagctataaccatgggttatttttagttgtattgtgcatgaaattgcgcacatttccatatataaaactttatgtaacggctaattttaaaatggtgcaaacattaccacaatcgcatgtatgatttttttcggaagagttaccgcgcggacttaaggaaaaagtttttttcataaattcgccataaattgaaacattgtgctagagacttccaattagttgcaaaattaaggtgaatgattgaatattactaaaatataagagttttagcttacaattgcgtttttttaccatttcggtgagtcaaagttgaccgaaggttgaaattttggcacttatcgtgatttatatgaaaatatctcaaaactgataaaagctacaatcatgagtatttttttgttgtattctacataaaaatgcacacatttcatatataatactccatgtaacggctaatttaaaatggtacaaaaattatgtcaaagtgacgaaataatttcagagatgtgtcacagatactttttagtgcggcaagaaagaaattcacgcttgcgcgcctgcataacgattgtaaacaaaacaacaccttgatccgtgaactcccagcatcccccaaggcgcgtgattcaagagttttcggctggtaggcctaaaagtatttttccgcaaatttttaaaaaacttttgcatgtcgacgtaaaatacgtccagttgacacccgagagacaaaaaatgtcgatgtaaaatacatcgtcagcgtttaagggttaagtgccatcaatttggaaagaatcgggcgggaaagaggtgccaatgcttctatagcccataaatttactaatggcaacttttacattggCTAAAATCACGAATctggcatctcaggacttcagttctgttTCTGACTTGTAGGGAGAATGTACTGCATCTCTGTCTCACATGAtgcctttttgtaaatttgctcatgaaTATACCTAGGGGTTACTGTTGggttttgttcttgtcttttatgatagtatgtcggttgtaaaagtaatttgcaaagaaaagtccaaagaaatattacaaaaaaacatgtaaaaataagaaaattactgaATCTTCTTTCTcgttaaatttacgtaaatatttttcgacaaatatgctaagaatttgttactgattttgtttcttatctgttttgatattgtgtgggctgtaattataattttacaaaatagaataaaattatttatgagaaaaaacatacataagttggtaaaatttacagttGTCTTGTAAAAGGGGTTGAAatgtagtcattttcaacttctcatggaaggtggGAAAAATTTGTTAGAATTATTTTcctttgcatatcttcctcttttcattgctGTGTTTTTTTCCGTAAATTGGCCAACCTCTAAGTTTACCCAGCCTGAGGAGGtgcatattgatatttttttacccTTCCACTAAGGGTTCACAACAGGTAACTAAGACAAGTCTAAAGCAGATGTGATGATgtttcatccctttgtttccaAGAAGGGTGTGACATTGTGGTGGAATGTACTTACACGCAAAATGAtgctgttttaattttatttgtctaCCTTGGGAAAGTTTCCCACAGGATTTATCTCTTAGTTACATGTAATTAGTCATTGAGGAAAACCATACTTTAGTAGATATCCGTTTTGTTTATGCATAACTCCATAGTAGAAGGGGTACTCAGTACTGGACTTGAGCATGCCAGCCCACCTATACTTACCTTGATGCCTTAATACGAGAATGTGGTGGTGGCTAGGCATGTAGCCTTGATTACTCGCACTTCATCTTCACTCGCTGTCGGATTCAGAAAATTCACACACCAGCCGAAGCATGAGATGTGCATTGAATCCTCCATATATGGACGTGTAGGCTGATGtacttatgaaaaaagaaaaaataactctaaaaATTTTCTATATCATGGTTATATTTtatgttcatgcttttaagtCAAGTTTTTTTTACACTTCCTAACCCTATGCATTACATGACACATTCAGTAAGAGCTAGTAATTTGGCCATCGTATTTGTGGGCTGGGTCAGTTACCtacaccaaaaacaaaaagaacgcTACAACAAATTTCAAAATCTAAAGCTGCAGTTGAatggaaactaatagctatgtaattacttggtaagtgtacagaaaattttattataaaaatgtcatttttacatttccccTAATAGTCTTCTGTTACCAATTGCAAAGCTCTATCTTTCATATTGCTAAAGTTATTCAAGCTTAGGGTCCAGAGAAGAGCAAGTGTAAAGTGTGCAATTACAATATAATTTCACATGGTGAGTTGATCAATAATTATTCTTAGTATGTTCAATGAGTTTCCACAAAAGGACCATCCTGCTACAATGGAATTATTTGCTTACTGTATAGGGACCATTAATCTCTGGTTTAGAAATTGTTGCTTTTAAATTTCAGTCCATTTCCCCACCTGTTGGTATAGTAAGCACATTAAAAATTTaagttttgttttggaaaataatatagtaataccaggaaataataaatttttagaatatatatccATTGAAATTTCTACAGAATATTGGCAAGAGAAGGCATGTTTCTGTAGGTATACAAGCCATTTCCTTTACACTAAATAGACTATCCAGAAATGAGGGATTTTATGCATAAGTATAATGCTGTGATTATCGGTTACAGTGAGTTCTTACTCTAAGTAGCAATTTCTTTATCCACTGTTTAacattagttttgtttttggtgtagagcaaatatcaatttttgttGTGATTTACTACCTGTCAATAACTTTTCTTTGTGTATACAATGTAGATCTTTGCATTTAGCCAATTGTATCTTGCCATGTAcgctcggcaaggaaagttaagatacagtttttttaaatcttcggacatatattgttcaataatgccacacctggcaactcttgaaaggggacggagcttcaaaatcatagcgtttgttgctttctagattccatcaactttacaccataaagattctgttgaggtcctattatcatttatacttgaatgtagaaacagggcTCTAtgttattcgttaatgttggtgtggtaacgtcagttcagggtagaatatcgatcatccttttttaaaacctattgtgaaaccttacttataagtaatgtttgacactaaactggcGTAACATttatacgtaattaaagacgaacttaaacaatgagagaaagttttttaaaatttgggcagtgcTTGTAGAAATTGTGAGGAACAATACGGTAAAGAATTAAATATTATGAAgatagagagagcgcgcaagcataggcctatcgatagagacacttaattcattatatttactttgagagattaagtgataatatttgttcaaatgtttcaaaagtagagagagagagcataggcctatctatagagatacttaattcattatatttactttgagagattgagtgataatattttttcaaatgtgttttaaaagtgggagagagagagagagagagcaaaatctgctcatgtgaaagcttaggcctatttataactacttaatttcattatattttctttgggagattgagtggtaatatatatatatatatttttaaagtatgttttagaagtggagagagagagagagagagagagagagagagagagagagagagagagagagagagagagagaattatagtacagGTGACGGACTTGTAACGGGCGAAAGGCAGAAGAAAACATAATTAATTAAAGATCTCTGTCGATagacctatgcttgcgcgatatgatatgactgccaagatcatgctgcactatgctagataaaatttgaaggatcataatatccAAGTTAATTCtcttaagaaattcataccctaatcttgattacattcgacagttgccgtagcattcagagattgtaaaaagacggaaaattttagacacggtacggtcattcttgctctcttgatatagtctttacttttgagaatcgggtttcatccacaaatcattcacaaaaatcttaagtaaaaatatttattaccagaaataactcaatatgtattgcacaggcaattaaagttttatatcatgggagatctttcagcctcgcggcaaagaaatgcagtcgtgtagggctgtaggctactacgaactgctttgtaatggaagcatatagccagaaaatctttgagctgacatgctactttaaccttgattaagatttatgtttcaacgtcaaagtaatcaaagtgtgaaatccgttacgtcagccagtatccagtgacttgcgctttcccgctggGAGTTCTATTGCTCCttctcacatcatagaaaacgctcttgcggatgcgaCTAGATTTGTTCAAGCTACCTTAGCCTTCGCAAAATTGAGTGCCATTgacatcagctaactttaatcgctttggaatacacacataagtttgtagaaactaaaataattgcattcaccacttacgatgatgcaatatacccccgttcatgaagcaaaatgagtaaatattgtcgtcatgatacatagtactaaaatcagaaattcgcattctatctaccagatctctatgaacgaatccatctgagaaattccaattacttcggtcatatatcgtgtttttaagtatctgaacggttttgttttgcagttttaacttatataatataatttgcagtatattttcatattcttgagtaaatttagcgatatgtcttttcagtaaaaacaaatgggaaattggatgaacgaaagctaatgaaaactgtatcttcagttttcttgtcgagtgtacattaACTTAAATATGCTAGTACAAATATGTTTTGCTTTTTGTTGCTAATAAGCTGTTTACAATTGAAAATGGGTCAAAGTACAAGTCCTGTACATATGTATTAGGAAGGGACCTTGCAAAAGGCTCACATTTTAATCTGGATATTGATATTCATGATAGTCTTACATTTTGCTGGAGATTAATTGTgttttaaaagaatcatgtcataTGTACAAGTACATACATATTAGCTGGGAAGTAACACAAATGGATTGTATACCGAAGTCCTAGGGTGAACAAGGAGACACAAAAATTTTAAGAATATGTAAAGGCATCAATCTTGCTTTTAATCATTGCTAAAACTCAGATTATGATTTTGGTGGTCTCACTATGGTATGGCTATTAGCAGGGAAGATCAAGTAGCAACTTGGAGATGAGAAAGTCTCTCTCTATGCCAGACTTTGCATTGTGGCTAACTTACAATTTGCCCCAACCTAAGCTGTGTCTGGTACCAACATAAGAGTGAAATTTACATCCCAGACAGGCCATTGTTAATCTATTGGTCATGATGTCTAATCAAGCAAGTGTTTTATTGCCCAGACTAGGACCATGTAAAAGCTAGATACAAGATAGTCAGCTGAGGGAAACTGGTTCTTCCAGCAGCAAATATGAATAATGACAGTAGTAAATGTACATTATGTTGAAGTATCATAAGATACTCTAGTGGCTTCAGCCTGTGGGACAACACTGTAGGTGTCTGTAAACTGAGTAACATTGCTACTTCTCAGCTGAACTTTATGTCGGTTGACTCAAGGAAAGCAGAAAGACATTAAGTATGGAAGGATCAGCATTTGGACAAAACCACTAACCaatttaaatataaatgcaacatgctttatttattacatCCATTCAAGTTATCTGACCCAGACTCCCAGTCCTTATGAGTGCTGATGTGAGGGACTTGACTTGTGTACAGTAAAATGttgctaataaaaaaatagtCAATGATTTGTCTTAAAGTACATATTACATGTTCTGGAACTTATATAATAAGGCCATACTTGTGAGGGACCAGCAAATGCATGTAAAAGGGACTTCCACTGCTTTGACCACTTGGGGAAGGAAAGGAAGCATGCCTGGGGTTTCATTATtcgtaaaggcctgtccacacgatcggacctaatcggcggacttcccctctaacgggcacacttgacaggcaaaccgtcaaattgcctgatgggtcttgtagcaaaatcaccatggtggtgcccaatggcttgagcttcgaccctgccAGACATactttaaccatatacatttcttttactgagccattctttgcaccatattctcttctttttcttctttttcatcacacacaaagcaattatcatgctacacaatatctttttttgcggtaggcaccatatttatcgtaccgcactgaatacactactggcatcgtcgggcacgcccacctctccatcgcctcacttgtgtggacaacattcacgtgtaagcccgccagaatttgcccgtcaaccctggagcacgccgatcatgcccgctcgtgtggacaggccttaagagtTTCCACCATCAAGTTTTAACTTCTGACACAATATTCAGCCTTTATGAATGCCAGTTGTAACTTATTTGACATGAGTAAGAGATGCATAATTTTATGCCACTTTACAGACCAGATTTACTAAATGGTGAGCCCTCTTCTGCTCCTAGTACTTGTGATTATGCTATGGTATACAGGAACTTTTTTCATGCAGGAAACTTTTCTAGTGATCAATTTAGGAAGTGCAAGGCAGTAACATGTAAAATTAGATTCCATGCCTTATTCACAGTCAGAAGTAGCACTCAACTGGTTTCGTGGATTGATGGCTTTTTGTATTGTGGAAAATAAAAGATTTGCTTCATCCACGTCCAATTGAAGAAACTTAAGTTCATTGTCAGCCAGCCAGATGACTGGGTAAGCTACACTCATGGTTTGTGATGGGAAATGCCTTGACACTGAGTTTTGGATCACTAAGAGTTCCATTGTATGTGTCTTGGACAAGGATGacgtaatgataaaattttgggcgCAAATGGACAAGGGCAAATTCTAAGTCTGGCACTGGATATGCTAGGGTCATTATGGTTGTACCCACAGCTGTGATTATCATTGGTGTTTGACCTGTGATAAAAGATGGTTTGACTCACAGGTCCCATAGTTTAGAAAACTAGTTATCATGATCATGTGACCACTGATGTGAACATATGAaatagatttgtttttttttccatagagGTCCTATAAGCTCATGT from the Macrobrachium nipponense isolate FS-2020 chromosome 42, ASM1510439v2, whole genome shotgun sequence genome contains:
- the LOC135213002 gene encoding gastrula zinc finger protein XlCGF8.2DB-like codes for the protein MDSEVYPELLVKVEIADPSPGEHESKDLDGYLSTATNDTPVFLDSYRGIKTEPEVFEGDGNDVQYSFKSDSPENEEDQESCDEDCGSEGNVKSRTVTKHGYSQLFKLSESQFYQRDCLESQQQTHKEKEALSSTLYEKRFSTKDGLRKEGSAHTKKKPLMCSDCGKPYFQRSELKAHMRIHTGEKPFTCTECGKSFLRKSHLVRHMNIHTREKSLNCNICGNAFSLKSELKSHMRIHTGEKPFICTECGEAFMWKSRLIPHMRIHTGEKPFTCNECGKAFLRKSHHNAHIKIHTGEKPFMCDDCGKAFYRKSHLMLHKKSHRRKVSHYIIWKECFQICSCRSQ